In the genome of Arthrobacter crystallopoietes, the window AGTGGCGAGGCTGACCTATGCTTCCAAGGCCGATGCGGATAACTCCCTGGCCTCGGTGGCGGGCAGGGCCTCGGTGCAGGACCTGGAGAACTTCGCCCAAGCCGGAGCAACCGTGTTAAACGTGCCGCGGGAGCGACAGGAATGACGCCCGCCATCGAGGGCCCCGCCGATACCATTATCCGGGCCGGCCACGTCATCACGCTCGCCCCTGGCGACCCGGACGGACAGGCCGCGGTCTGCATCCGTGACGGTTTCATCCAGGCAGTCGTCCCGGCAGCCGAGGCCGGGGCTTGGATCGGGCCGGAGACCATCATCATCGACCTGCCCGGGCGCACGCTGATGCCCGGTTTCGTGGACCCGCATGCCCATGCGGAGGTCGCAGCTAAGGCCAGCTACCAGATGGTCGACGTCCGGGCCCCGGGCTGTTCGAACATCGCCGCCGTCCTGCAGACGCTTCGGGACAGTGTGCCCCAGGCAAGGGACGGGTGGTTGGTGGCCCAAGCAAACCTGTTCTTCGACCAAAAACTGGCCGACCGGCGCTTTCCTACCCGTGATGAGCTGGACAGCGTCAGCACAGACATCGCGATTGCAGTCCGGGCTGGCGGGCACCTGAGCATACTTAACAGCCGGGCCCTGGAGCTGAGCGGCATCGACGAATCCTACGAGGCCGTGGACTACAGCATCACCGGAAAACCTTCCGTGCAACGTGACGCGGACGGGCGCGCCACAGGCATCGTCAGCGAGATGGACAAGCTGTTACCTTTTCCGGCTCTTTCCGCCGCGCAGTCCTGTGAAGCCATCGAATTAGGCGTCCGGGAGCTATTCACCGCCCACGGCGTCACTACCATCGGCGAGATCTCCGAGTCCCGCGAGGGCCTGAAGATCTACGACGATGCCTTGGCCGAGGGCCGAATGGCAGCCCGGATCCACGTCTACCTATGGACTCCGGGCACGGTCAGCCTGGATGAAGCCTGTACACACCGGTCCTGGACAAATTTCCGGTCGGACGATTCACTGCTCAAGATCCAAGGAGTCAAGGCGTTCTCCGACGGGGGATATTCAGCTGCCCGGGCCGCCCTGACCCGGCCTTATGCCTTGGAAGGCCACGAATGCGGCGAACTGGCCCTCTCCACCGACCAGATCATCGAACTGGCCCGCCGCACGCAAGCGGCCGGGCTGCAGTTGGCGGTGCACGCCAACGGCGACCGCGCCCAGCTGGAAGTCTGCGAAGCGCTAGCCCAGGTGGCGCACGAACACCCGGACGGACCGCGGATCAGGATCGAACACGCCGGGAACTTCGTCCCGGACTACGAACGGCTCAGCACGGCGTGGGCCAACGCCGGGATCGTGCCGGTTCCGCAGCCTGTGTTCATCTACAATTTCGGCGAGTTCATCCCGGCCTACGTAGGTGCCTACGCCCGGGACCGGCAGTTCCCCTTCCGCCGCATGATCGATGATGGCTGGCCGATTTCGGGTAGCTCCGACGTATGGGTCGGCTCGGAGACCGGGCAGACCAACCCTTTCCTCAGCATCGCCAGCGCCGTCGCCCGGCGGACCTTCCATGGCGATGCCCTCAACCCGGAACAGTCCGTCACCACATATGAGGCACTGCGCATGCACACCCTCGGCGGCGCCCACGCACTCGGTGAAGAACATACCCGCGGATCGCTGGAACCCGGCAAGCTCGCAGACCTCATCGTCCTGGACCGGAACCCGCTCACGACCGCACCTGAAAATCTGACTGGCATCAGAG includes:
- a CDS encoding amidohydrolase encodes the protein MTPAIEGPADTIIRAGHVITLAPGDPDGQAAVCIRDGFIQAVVPAAEAGAWIGPETIIIDLPGRTLMPGFVDPHAHAEVAAKASYQMVDVRAPGCSNIAAVLQTLRDSVPQARDGWLVAQANLFFDQKLADRRFPTRDELDSVSTDIAIAVRAGGHLSILNSRALELSGIDESYEAVDYSITGKPSVQRDADGRATGIVSEMDKLLPFPALSAAQSCEAIELGVRELFTAHGVTTIGEISESREGLKIYDDALAEGRMAARIHVYLWTPGTVSLDEACTHRSWTNFRSDDSLLKIQGVKAFSDGGYSAARAALTRPYALEGHECGELALSTDQIIELARRTQAAGLQLAVHANGDRAQLEVCEALAQVAHEHPDGPRIRIEHAGNFVPDYERLSTAWANAGIVPVPQPVFIYNFGEFIPAYVGAYARDRQFPFRRMIDDGWPISGSSDVWVGSETGQTNPFLSIASAVARRTFHGDALNPEQSVTTYEALRMHTLGGAHALGEEHTRGSLEPGKLADLIVLDRNPLTTAPENLTGIRVEEVFLGGKHVYSRGGAAARTVDNRM